A section of the Alligator mississippiensis isolate rAllMis1 chromosome 8, rAllMis1, whole genome shotgun sequence genome encodes:
- the FRMD7 gene encoding FERM domain-containing protein 7, with product MLHLKVQFLDDSQKIFVVDQKSCGKGLFNLSCGHLNLAEKEYFGLEFQGQAGNNVWLELLKPITKQVKNPKEILFKFMVKFFPVDPGHLREELTRYLFTLQLKKDLAVGRLPCSENSAALLVSHLLQSELGDFHEEADQQHLETHKYLPNQDSLENKIMHYHRKHMGKTPAESDIQLLDIARKLDSYGIRPHPASDGEGTQINLAVTHMGVLVLRGNTKINTFNWAKIRKLSFKRKHFLIKLHANVSALCKDTLEFSMASRDACKAFWKTCVEYHAFFRLSEEPKSKPKALLCSKGSSFRYSGRTQRQLLENGSKGKLRSLPFERKHCAARYSERQCRSSPDLLTDVSKQVEDLRLAYGSSRGCYRAANGAHASAPTLDIRRRNSAVEVTFAAELERSRPEADPARLPHSCSSAAFPWVYAELERERDWELAEALGPRGPLTSFQPSHGKSTSVGNMREAAARPLTYTDVPYAAPEPVAPQVFFYVDRPPALPRLSPTPAATEEATKMSARPSKRSPSLARMWEPMLDPLAQPSGSSISPEEEEESGALGGTDYGIQEQSPKRSWSQSDMKTLRFPYSSEFRPLGPCPALTSRKAMVLRYVLAPPPPAERYVGSGTESSDSDPDLLATDYGVLYGRVMRSPLTRVRLSSGSLQLDEEDEEVAAATGGAESRTAPGTSSYYT from the exons ATGCTGCATCTCAAAGTCCAGTTTTTGGATGACTCCCAGAAGATCTTTGTAGTCGAT CAAAAGTCTTGTGGAAAAGGCTTGTTCAACCTGAGCTGTGGCCACCTCAACCTCGCCGAGAAGGAGTACTTCGGACTGGAGTTTCAAGGCCAGGCTGGGAATAAT GTGTGGTTGGAGCTGCTCAAACCCATAACAAAGCAAGTGAAAA ATCCTAAGGAGATTCTTTTCAAATTTATGGTGAAATTTTTCCCAGTGGACCCCGGCCACCTGCGAGAAGAGCTGACAAG ATACCTGTTCACCCTCCAGCTCAAGAAGGACCTGGCCGTGGGGCGGCTCCCCTGCAGCGAGAACAGCGCGGCCTTGCTGGTGTCGCACCTTCTGCAGT CGGAGCTGGGCGATTTCCACGAGGAGGCGGACCAGCAGCACCTGGAGACACACAAGTACTTGCCCAACCAGGACAGTCTGGAGAACAAGATCATGCACTACCACCGGAAACACAT GGGGAAGACGCCGGCCGAGTCCGACATCCAGCTGCTGGACATAGCCCGGAAGCTGGACTCCTACGGGATCCGACCTCACCCAGCCAGTGATGGGGAAGGGACGCAGATCAACCTGGCTGTCACGCACATGGGGGTCCTGGTGCTGCGG GGCAACACCAAGATCAACACCTTCAACTGGGCCAAAATCCGGAAGCTGAGCTTCAAGCGGAAGCATTTCCTCATCAAGCTGCACGCCAACGTCTCC GCACTGTGCAAGGACACTCTGGAGTTCAGCATGGCCAGCCGGGACGCCTGCAAGGCCTTCTGGAAGACGTGTGTCGAGTACCATGCCTTCTTCCGGCTCTCCGAGGAGCCCAAGTCCAAGCCCAAGGCGCTGCTGTGCAGCAAGGGCTCCAGCTTCCGCTACAG CGGGAGAACCCAGCGGCAGCTGCTGGAGAACGGGAGCAAAGGGAAACTACGGAGCCTGCCCTTTGAGAG gaagcactGCGCCGCCCGCTACAGCGAGAGGCAGTGCCGCTCCTCGCCGGACCTCCTCACCGACGTCTCCAAGCAG GTGGAGGACCTGCGCCTGGCCTATGGCAGCAGCCGGGGCTGCTACCGGGCAGCCAACGGGGCACACGCCTCGGCACCCACGCTGGACATCCGGCGCCGCAACTCGGCGGTGGAGGTGACCTTCGCGGCCGAGCTGGAGCGCTCCCGGCCCGAGGCCGACCCTGCGCGgctgccccactcctgcagcagcgcGGCCTTCCCCTGGGTCTACGCCGAGCTGGAGCGCGAGCGTGACTGGGAGCTTGCCGAGGCCTTGGGCCCGAGGGGCCCCCTCACCTCCTTCCAGCCCAGCCACGGCAAGAGCACGTCCGTGGGCAACATGCGTGAGGCAGCCGCCCGCCCGCTAACCTACACCGACGTGCCCTATGCGGCCCCGGAGCCCGTGGCCCCGCAGGTCTTCTTCTACGTGGACAGGCCTCCAGCGCTGCCGCGACTCAGCCCCACGCCGGCTGCCACCGAAGAGGCCACGAAGATGTCCGCAAGGCCCTCCAAGCGAAGCCCGAGCCTGGCCAGGATGTGGGAGCCTATGCTGGACCCGCTAGCCCAaccaagtggcagcagcattagccccgaggaggaggaggagagtggTGCCCTGGGCGGCACCGACTACGGCATCCAGGAGCAGTCGCCCAAGCGGTCGTGGAGCCAGTCGGACATGAAAACCCTCCGCTTCCCCTACAGCTCAGAGTTTCGGCCGCTTGGCCCCTGCCCCGCGCTCACCAGCCGCAAGGCCATGGTGCTGCGGTACGTGCTGGCCCCGCCACCCCCCGCAGAGCGGTACGTGGGCAGCGGCACCGAGTCCAGCGACTCCGACCCGGACCTGCTGGCCACCGACTACGGGGTGCTGTACGGGCGGGTGATGCGATCGCCCCTGACCCGCGTGCGACTGTCCTCTGGCAGCCTCCAGCTGGATGAGGAGGACGAGGAAGTAGCCGCGGCCACGGGCGGCGCCGAGAGCAGGACGGCACCTGGCACATCCAGTTATTACACCTAA